The proteins below come from a single Mycolicibacterium sp. TY81 genomic window:
- a CDS encoding R3H domain-containing nucleic acid-binding protein has protein sequence MTDTETQAEAPAPTTAEAAPASKNDDLEERLVAEGEIAGDYLEELLDLLDFDGDIDLDVEGDRAVVSIDGGNDLSKLVGRKGEVLDALQELTRLAVHQKTGERSRLMLDIARWRRQRRDELAALGKKVAERVLASGEREELSPMTPFERKIVHDAVAAVDGVHSESEGVEPSRRVVVLLD, from the coding sequence ATGACAGACACAGAAACGCAGGCGGAGGCCCCGGCCCCGACGACGGCCGAGGCCGCTCCTGCAAGCAAGAACGACGATCTCGAGGAGCGACTGGTCGCTGAAGGCGAGATCGCCGGTGACTACCTCGAGGAGCTCCTCGATCTGCTGGACTTCGATGGTGACATCGATCTGGACGTCGAAGGCGACCGTGCGGTCGTCAGCATCGACGGTGGCAACGATCTGAGCAAGCTCGTGGGACGCAAGGGCGAGGTGCTGGACGCGCTTCAGGAGCTGACCCGGCTGGCCGTGCACCAGAAGACCGGCGAACGCAGCCGGTTGATGCTGGACATCGCCCGGTGGCGTCGGCAGCGTCGTGATGAACTGGCCGCGCTGGGCAAGAAGGTGGCCGAGCGGGTGCTGGCGTCGGGTGAGCGCGAAGAGCTGTCTCCGATGACGCCGTTCGAGCGCAAGATCGTGCACGACGCCGTGGCGGCCGTGGACGGCGTCCACAGCGAGAGCGAGGGCGTCGAGCCGTCGCGCCGGGTGGTTGTGCTGCTCGATTGA
- the rsmG gene encoding 16S rRNA (guanine(527)-N(7))-methyltransferase RsmG, with the protein MKHGEAPSPPAAAVDVFGDRAELAHRYAEVLAGDGIERGLIGPSEVGRLWDRHVMNCAAIGELVSSGERIGDIGSGAGLPGIPLALARPDVHVVLIEPLLRRADFLREVVTELGIDVTVIRGRAEERTVRAEAGELDVVTSRAVAALDKLAKWSLPLLKVDGRMLALKGERAADEIVEHRRALNSLGAVDVRVVKCGVNYLTPPATVVVAKRGAKRAATGRPAKNRR; encoded by the coding sequence GTGAAACATGGTGAAGCCCCATCCCCACCGGCCGCCGCCGTCGACGTTTTCGGTGACCGGGCCGAGCTCGCGCACCGCTATGCCGAGGTCCTCGCCGGCGACGGAATCGAGCGCGGACTGATCGGCCCGTCGGAAGTGGGCCGGTTGTGGGACCGTCACGTGATGAATTGCGCCGCTATAGGTGAGTTGGTCTCCAGCGGCGAACGAATCGGCGATATCGGCAGTGGAGCCGGGCTCCCGGGCATCCCATTGGCGTTGGCGCGGCCCGATGTTCACGTGGTCCTGATCGAGCCGCTGCTGCGCCGCGCAGACTTCCTCCGGGAGGTTGTCACCGAGCTCGGCATCGACGTCACCGTGATTCGGGGCCGCGCCGAGGAGCGCACGGTCCGGGCGGAGGCAGGAGAGCTCGACGTCGTCACCTCGCGAGCGGTGGCCGCCCTCGACAAACTGGCGAAGTGGAGCCTGCCGCTTCTCAAAGTCGACGGACGGATGCTGGCTCTCAAGGGGGAGCGAGCGGCCGATGAGATCGTCGAACATCGTCGGGCACTCAACTCACTCGGTGCTGTGGACGTAAGGGTGGTGAAATGTGGCGTGAACTATTTGACTCCGCCCGCAACCGTGGTCGTGGCGAAGCGCGGAGCCAAGCGCGCGGCAACCGGCCGACCGGCCAAGAACCGGCGATGA
- a CDS encoding ParB/RepB/Spo0J family partition protein translates to MSQPKKRSGLGRGLAALIPTGAPEDGQQDTSLRMGSAAADVLIGGGPAGPVNGAVAADSAAAARAEAEAIGAVYREIEPSAIQPNPRQPRSVFDADALAELVHSIREFGLMQPIVVRELSQPSGPHRYQLIMGERRWRASQEAGLTAIPAIVRETADDNMLRDALLENIHRVQLNPLEEASAYQQLLEEFDVTHEELATRIGRSRPVITNMIRLLKLPIAVQRRVAAGVLSAGHARALLALEGGPEKQEELAARIVAEGLSVRATEEAVTLANRDGDKPAPAPKRKPIQMPGLQDVAEQLSTAFDTKVTVSLGKRKGKIVVEFGSVDDLQRIVELMKTEQG, encoded by the coding sequence ATGTCGCAGCCGAAGAAGCGCAGCGGACTCGGACGGGGGCTGGCGGCACTCATCCCGACCGGTGCACCCGAGGACGGGCAGCAGGACACCTCGCTGCGAATGGGGTCTGCGGCTGCAGACGTGTTGATCGGTGGCGGTCCGGCCGGTCCGGTCAATGGCGCGGTAGCCGCAGATTCGGCCGCGGCGGCCAGGGCCGAAGCCGAGGCGATCGGCGCGGTGTACCGCGAGATCGAGCCGTCGGCCATCCAGCCGAACCCGCGCCAGCCGCGCAGCGTCTTCGATGCGGACGCGCTCGCGGAACTGGTGCACTCCATCCGTGAGTTCGGGCTCATGCAGCCGATCGTGGTGCGCGAGCTGAGCCAGCCGTCCGGACCGCATCGCTACCAGCTGATCATGGGTGAGCGCCGGTGGCGCGCCTCGCAGGAAGCCGGCCTGACGGCGATCCCGGCGATCGTCCGAGAGACGGCGGACGACAACATGCTGCGCGACGCGCTGCTCGAGAACATCCACCGGGTCCAGCTGAACCCGCTCGAAGAGGCGTCGGCCTACCAGCAGCTGCTGGAGGAGTTCGACGTCACCCACGAGGAACTGGCGACCCGCATCGGCCGGTCGCGTCCGGTGATCACGAACATGATCCGGCTGCTGAAGCTGCCCATCGCGGTGCAGCGTCGCGTTGCCGCGGGCGTGTTGTCGGCCGGCCACGCCCGGGCGCTGCTCGCGCTCGAAGGGGGACCGGAGAAGCAGGAGGAGCTCGCGGCCCGCATCGTGGCCGAGGGGCTGTCCGTGCGTGCCACCGAGGAAGCGGTCACGCTGGCCAACCGCGACGGTGACAAGCCGGCGCCGGCGCCCAAGCGCAAGCCGATCCAGATGCCCGGTCTGCAGGACGTGGCCGAGCAGCTGTCGACCGCGTTCGACACCAAGGTCACTGTGAGCCTGGGCAAGCGCAAGGGCAAGATCGTCGTCGAGTTCGGCTCGGTTGACGACCTCCAGCGCATCGTCGAACTGATGAAGACGGAACAGGGCTGA
- a CDS encoding acetyltransferase, producing the protein MSSQITPLRLESFERLPKHARRCVFWEVDPSALGDSDHLSDPEFEKEAWLSMVMLEWGSCGQLAVACDPDRAEDPNDDAPCLGYAFYAPPRAVPRAGRFPTGPVSPDAVLLTTIGVDCPDDGDGLSRHLIAAVVADLVRRGVRALEAFGRTTEVARLGGTQACPEELAATIEAFGECAVDQCVIEADFLQDNGFEIVAPHPYFPRLRLELEQGLGWKADVEAALERLLESSALQQPVGAVTSPALWTPHTGR; encoded by the coding sequence GTGAGTTCACAAATCACGCCGCTGCGCCTCGAATCGTTCGAGCGGCTGCCGAAGCATGCACGGCGTTGTGTCTTCTGGGAAGTCGATCCGTCGGCACTCGGGGACAGCGACCACCTCAGCGACCCGGAGTTCGAGAAGGAAGCATGGCTGTCGATGGTCATGCTCGAGTGGGGATCGTGCGGACAGCTGGCGGTCGCGTGCGACCCGGACCGTGCCGAGGACCCCAACGATGACGCGCCCTGTCTGGGCTATGCGTTCTATGCGCCGCCGCGCGCCGTGCCGCGGGCCGGGCGCTTTCCCACCGGGCCGGTCAGCCCCGACGCCGTCCTGCTGACGACGATCGGTGTCGACTGCCCCGACGACGGTGACGGACTGTCGCGCCACCTGATCGCCGCCGTCGTCGCCGATCTGGTTCGTCGTGGTGTACGCGCGTTGGAGGCGTTCGGCCGGACCACCGAGGTGGCCCGCCTCGGTGGGACACAGGCCTGTCCGGAGGAGCTGGCGGCGACGATCGAGGCGTTCGGCGAGTGCGCCGTCGATCAGTGCGTGATCGAAGCGGACTTCCTTCAGGACAACGGCTTCGAGATCGTGGCGCCGCACCCGTACTTCCCGCGACTGCGGCTGGAACTCGAACAGGGGCTCGGCTGGAAGGCGGACGTCGAGGCGGCGCTGGAGCGACTGCTGGAGAGCAGCGCCTTGCAACAGCCCGTCGGCGCGGTCACCAGCCCCGCGCTGTGGACGCCGCACACCGGTCGATAG
- a CDS encoding ParA family protein produces MDTPIGAEAERAVQILHGAKGQQLPRPTHQRVFTIANQKGGVGKTTTAVNMAAALALQGLNVLVIDLDPQGNASTALGIEHRPGTASSYEVLIGEITLESALQRSPHNERLYCVPATIDLAGAEIELVSMVARETRLRNALATLKDHNFDYVFIDCPPSLGLLTINALVAAPEVLIPIQCEYYALEGVGQLLRNIEMVKAHLNPQLDVTTVVLTMYDGRTKLADQVAMDVRDHFGDKVLRTVIPRSVKVSEAPGYGMTILDYDPGSRGAMSYLDASRELAQRGESGVRK; encoded by the coding sequence ATGGATACGCCGATCGGGGCGGAAGCCGAACGCGCGGTCCAGATCCTGCACGGCGCTAAGGGACAGCAGCTGCCGCGGCCGACGCATCAGCGGGTGTTCACCATCGCCAACCAGAAGGGTGGGGTCGGTAAGACCACCACGGCGGTCAACATGGCCGCGGCCCTGGCCCTGCAGGGACTCAATGTTCTGGTCATCGATCTGGACCCCCAGGGCAACGCGAGCACCGCGCTGGGCATCGAACACCGGCCGGGCACCGCGTCGTCGTACGAGGTGCTGATCGGGGAGATTACCCTGGAGAGCGCACTGCAGCGGAGCCCGCACAACGAGCGCCTGTACTGCGTCCCGGCGACCATCGACCTGGCCGGCGCCGAGATCGAATTGGTCAGCATGGTGGCACGTGAAACCCGGCTGCGGAACGCCCTCGCGACGCTCAAAGACCACAACTTCGACTACGTCTTCATCGACTGCCCGCCCTCGTTGGGTCTGCTGACCATCAACGCACTCGTGGCGGCACCCGAGGTGCTGATCCCGATCCAGTGCGAGTACTACGCCCTGGAGGGCGTGGGTCAGCTGCTGCGCAATATCGAGATGGTCAAGGCGCACCTCAACCCCCAGTTGGATGTCACGACAGTCGTCCTGACGATGTACGACGGCCGCACCAAACTCGCCGACCAGGTCGCGATGGACGTCCGAGACCACTTTGGCGATAAGGTTTTGCGGACCGTCATCCCACGCAGCGTCAAGGTTTCCGAGGCACCGGGATACGGCATGACGATCCTGGATTACGACCCGGGATCACGTGGAGCAATGAGCTATCTGGACGCCAGCCGTGAACTCGCACAGCGTGGCGAGTCGGGAGTGAGGAAGTAA